In Vigna unguiculata cultivar IT97K-499-35 chromosome 3, ASM411807v1, whole genome shotgun sequence, a single genomic region encodes these proteins:
- the LOC114175920 gene encoding BTB/POZ domain-containing protein At3g49900: MRGLNQLGAVETIYEEECEFSSTSSRSLSPSFSSSPASLHSRVKAWSLKIGRETDVLIRVQGTCFRLHKDRVVSQSSYLKRHLTETSDLTISPPLNITAETFAAVAEFCYNVRVQMTPANVAVIRTASEMLGMTAADGLSHIAETCFCEVVCTNPEQALTVLRSCIPLLPEAETTATLVSRCIEALVTIHGITRLNEVNEMQPRDFQIVAESFGRRFENHDVLYKMIDWYLQENKFKKVTEDERTGICSCIDCTKLSSVALVECVQNPRMPLRLVMRAVLVEHLNTRHSIAIASSQVQRHQLRFESNEGRQRRRSMTLGDFLHRDAALRQTERLKTAMDSTNARIGSLEEEMRCMNRVLRECEGKEGEEERGVLGSERSASFHFVPVENGRVKKGERWSRSSSRIEFDGRKEERQGKRSSFSVDVGSVTPKMNGTFRQRFVIGLRNAFRVQNSTST, encoded by the exons ATGAGGGGTTTGAATCAATTAGGGGCAGTTGAGACCATCTACGAGGAAGAATGCGAGTTTTCTTCAACCTCTTCTCGTTCCCTTTCGCCATCATTCTCCTCTTCTCCTGCATCACTTCACTCCAGAGTAAAAGCCTG GTCTCTGAAAATAGGCCGTGAAACAGATGTCTTGATTCGTGTTCAAGGAACGTGTTTTCGTCTGCACAAG GACCGTGTGGTTTCACAAAGTTCATACCTAAAACGCCATTTAACGGAAACTTCGGACCTCACTATCTCTCCCCCGTTAAACATAACGGCCGAGACCTTCGCCGCTGTAGCCGAATTCTGTTACAACGTCAGAGTTCAGATGACGCCGGCCAATGTGGCCGTCATCAGAACGGCGTCGGAGATGCTGGGAATGACGGCAGCAGACGGCCTGAGCCACATTGCCGAAACGTGCTTCTGCGAAGTCGTTTGCACCAACCCAGAGCAGGCGTTAACGGTTCTCCGTTCGTGCATACCGTTACTTCCCGAGGCTGAAACGACGGCGACTCTCGTTAGCAGATGCATTGAAGCGCTTGTTACAATTCACGGCATCACTCGTTTAAATGAGGTGAATGAAATGCAGCCGCGAGATTTTCAAATTGTGGCTGAATCATTCGGTAGAAGGTTCGAGAACCACGACGTTCTCTACAAGATGATTGATTGGTATCTTCAG GAAAACAAGTTTAAGAAAGTCACGGAGGATGAGAGAACTGGAATATGCAGTTGCATAGATTGTACGAAGCTCTCGAGTGTTGCCCTGGTAGAGTGTGTTCAAAACCCTAGAATGCCGTTGAGATTGGTGATGCGAGCGGTGCTGGTGGAACATCTCAACACTCGGCACTCCATAGCCATAGCAAGCTCTCAAGTTCAACGTCATCAACTCCGATTCGAGAGTAACGAGGGACGACAACGACGGCGTTCCATGACGCTCGGGGACTTCCTCCATCGCGACGCGGCGTTGCGGCAAACGGAGCGACTGAAGACGGCGATGGATTCGACGAATGCGCGCATTGGAAGTCTAGAAGAAGAGATGAGGTGCATGAACAGAGTGTTGAGAGAATGTGAAGGGAAGGAAGGGGAAGAAGAGAGAGGTGTGTTGGGGTCAGAGCGTTCGGCGAGTTTCCATTTTGTGCCGGTTGAGAATGGTAGGGTTAAGAAGGGAGAACGATGGTCGAGATCGTCTTCGAGAATTGAGTTTGACGGGAGAAAGGAAGAACGTCAGGGGAAGAGGTCTTCTTTCTCTGTTGATGTTGGGAGCGTGACTCCGAAGATGAACGGGACTTTCCGGCAGAGGTTCGTGATTGGACTCAGGAATGCATTTCGGGTACAAAACTCAACGTCAACTTGA